A window of the Polypterus senegalus isolate Bchr_013 chromosome 4, ASM1683550v1, whole genome shotgun sequence genome harbors these coding sequences:
- the LOC120528065 gene encoding gastrula zinc finger protein XlCGF26.1-like, with product MVKEEFFEPGLMAIKEEVSDPRYGIDRVIKEEIYDPAYEIITAGCEAENISFKAALKLKDCPDLKHTVHLGNVMVKKELIEELEDNYNCRGPKEDAASTSINKSLINRMFWKYDREDMQTIQIASSDFPSLPLVKMYINSEGLTQGKSKNSSSKSTRDAEEIVEPTAIMMLETIPNNTSLCVCTHCGKKFTTKLKLEQHQKNHSRQKLYKCTCCGRKFTSKFSLQKHEWLHAREKTYSCTKCTMTFAKKDKLEQHLQKHIALNFCCPDCGVKFIDKVSLEYHQKGHIKTSHRCTECGKGFTNKYSLKRHSMVHTGERPHICGECGKNFVRRQHLQIHQRIHTGEKPYCCSKCGMKFAWKHQFQNHNIFHTGVKPHCCKICGKRFREQYHLQRHYQNHMGKKRFECTECGQRFTLKTSLQSHEKIHSGEKPYCCSECGKSFIQKNSLRRHQMIHTEDKPYCCAECGKRFIRNSQLEGHQKQHTGVILVKMRHGSKP from the exons ATGGTTAAAGAGGAGTTTTTTGAGCCAGGATTAATGGCCATCAAAGAAGAGGTTAGTGACCCCAGATATGGAATCGATAGAGTCATTAAGGAGGAGATTTATGACCCTGCGTATGAAATCATCACAGCAGGATGTGAAGCAGAGAACATTTCATTTAAAGCGGCTCTTAAGCTCAAGGACTGTCCCGATCTGAAGCACACAGTACATTTGGGAAATGTAATGGTCAAGAAGGAATTGATTGAGGAGCTGGAGGACAACTACAACTGCAGAGGACCAAAAGAGGATGCAGCGTCAACTTCGATCAACAAGTCTTTAATAA ACAGGATGTTCTGGAAATATGACAGGGAGGATATGCAAACAATCCAAATTGCATCGTCTGACTTTCCCAGTCTTCCTCTTGTGAAGATGTACATCAATTCAGAAGGTCTAACCCAAGGAAAGTCAAAGAACAGCTCAAGTAAATCAACCAGAGATGCAGAGGAGATTGTTGAACCAACAGCCATAATGATGCTGGAAACAATCCCCAACAATACATCACTTTGTGTATGCACTCACTGTGGAAAAAAGTTCACAACTAAACTAAAACTTGAACAACATCAGAAGAATCACAGCAGACAGAAGCTTTATAAGTGTACCTGCTGTGGAAGGAAGTTCACATCCAAGTTCTCTCTTCAAAAACACGAGTGGCTTCACGCCAGAGAAAAAACTTACAGCTGTACCAAATGTACAATGACATTCGCGAAGAAAGACAAACTTGAGCAACACTTGCAGAAGCACATTGCACTTAACTTTTGTTGTCCCGATTGTGGCGTAAAGTTTATAGATAAAGTTAGTCTTGAGTACCACCAGAAAGGTCACATAAAGACATCTCACCGCTGTACAGAATGCGGTAAAGGATTTACAAATAAGTACTCCCTTAAACGACACAGTATGGTTCACACTGGTGAGAGACCTCATATTTGCGGTGAATGTGGGAAGAACTTTGTCAGGAGACAACATTTACAGATCCATCAGAGAATTCATACCGGTGAAAAGCCATATTGTTGCAGTAAATGTGGAATGAAGTTTGCGTGGAAACATCAGTTTCAGAATCACAACATTTTTCATACTGGAGTGAAGCCACACTGTTGTAAGATATGTGGAAAGAGATTTCGTGAGCAATATCATCTCCAACGCCACTATCAAAATCACATGGGGAAGAAGCGGTTTGAGTGCACTGAATGTGGACAGAGGTTCACCTTAAAGACCAGTCTTCAAAGTCATGAAAAAATTCACTCTGGAGAGAAGCCCTATTGCTGTTCAGAGTGTGGGAAAAGTTTCATACAGAAGAACAGCCTTAGGCGACATCAGATGATTCACACAGAAGACAAGCCCTACTGCTGTGCGGAGTGTGGGAAGCGGTTTATACGCAACAGTCAGCTTGAGGGGCATCAGAAACAGCACACCGGTGTGATTTTAGTTAAAATGAGACATGGCAGCAAGCCTTGA